TTGTTGTTAGGATTCACCACAGATGGAAAGTTGTCTCCAACAACAAGGAACATTTTGAAATGATCTTtgttgacaaattggtgattaccCTGTTTATGTTTCAGTATGTTTATCATTTACCTATGTTTGTATAGTTTGAATCATTTTTTGGTTTCTGCTGCAGGGAGATGATATTCATGCTGTTGTTCCAGCACCGCATGTGTCGGTGTTCACCGAAAAATGCTTATTAGGGCATACTTATGCTGTATCTAATTTTAAGGTGGTGCCTTATGTTCTGGCCTTCAGGGCATCGGGACACAAATATATGATAAAGTTTACTGCTGGAACATCTGTTCTTGATGAAGACAAACATGAGATACCCCCGAAATCGATTTTATTTACAAGTTTTTCCGACATCATAACAGGGAGGTTTGACAAACATGTTCTGATTCGTGAGTATGGTTTTTGGCTTTTTTATTATCTCATGTTTTGATGCATTTTAGCCGTGTGAAATTAATAAATTTGCCTGACAGATGTCGTTGGAATGGTGGATAGTATTGGTTATGCACAGACTGAGTCAGGTGCAAAGAAGCAGCAAATTAGCATGATGTTGCGTGATCACagatttttttttatacattAGACTGCCTGATATATGAATCATGTTATATATCTTAATGTGTTGTGATCATGGTTTAGCAACAACATGTTGAACTGTACTCTGTGGGAATCATACGCGGATCAGTTCATCAAGTTTAACAAAGTTAGAGTTGCTGCATCACTCCCTACAGTTGTGTTGCTTCAGTATGCCAAAGTGAAGGAAGAAGGTTATTCCAtgacttattttttaaattaatactaaAACTACAAAATCTGTGATAAATATATTGACAAGGTATAATTTGAATTTGCAGGAAAGTATCCTCTGTCTGTGACAAACACCTACAATGTGACCCTTTTATGTGTTGATGCTGATTTTCCGGTCATGAAAGACTTTATTGATAGGTATGTTGATAGTGTCATCCATTTTGTGCAGTTATTTTTTTCATGTATGAATTTGATAATGATCCATGCTCTGCAGAATGCCTGAGGAGAGCAGGGTAACCCTGTCTGAACAACTTGGAGGGAATTCCCAATATTCCTCCCAAAGTTCTGAAAATCAACAGCTCACTCCTGTGCAAAAATTGTTCTCAAAGGCTGTTGTTTTGCCTATTGCTGAGATTATTCAACTTACGAATGTATGTCTTTCTATTTTCCCATATTATCATAATTATAACCTCATTCTTTAGTGTGTCACATGTTTCTGATTTTGGCGGCTATTTGTCCAGGTTACATTTTGTGCTACTGTCGCTACAACAAAATTATTAGTAGCATCTCCGTTTGGATGGTACTATCGTACCTGTCATATGTGTCAATCTATAGCGTGTGGGGACAGCCCCCCCTTTGAGTGTGAAGCTGGTCATGAAACCATGGCTGAAGTCCTTAGGTTTTAGTTGTTCTCACCTAATAGATGTTGTTTCAGTCATGTTTATGATGTTTTTATGTTGTCGGCTTTTTTAACGGAGCGACTTCTTATGATGTTCAGGTATAAGATTGAAATTGAGGTTACTCACGGGGGCCAAAGCTGCAATTTTGTCTTCTGGAATAGAGAATGTGAAATGCTGTTCGGTTTATCTGCATCGCAACTTCGTATCACTATGATTCaggttatatttatattatgCAGACGAATTAGAATGTACTTTCCAATACTCTGTGTACACTAATATGGCCAGTTGTTTAAATAGGCTGGAATTACTGATCCATTGGACTATCCGTTAGCACTTGATCAGTTGTTGAAGTTGGAAATGGCTATGAAGGTTAAGTGGCATCCACACTGGAAGAACTGTTCCGTCGTTATGATTATAAAAAATGATCCTATTATCCAGCAACTTAAGGAAAAATGGGGAACAGATGAGGTCAGCTCTAATGAACTGACATTTGTTTTATAAACGAGGACTTCATATTATAACAATTTTTTGcctgattttgtttttctttggtaAATTCTCAAGGAACCTATTCCAATCCAAACTGTCGTACCTGAGACTCTGGAGGTAGAAATTTTAAACTGTGTATGCATTTTTTTGCTTTTCCTGTGATTATGTTATATTGAAAACTGTGTTTAACAATATATAGATTAAAGAGAGTGTTGATGAGGCTAAAACAGATGGCAATGAAGACTGTGAATTGGTTACAGTGAGTCTCACTGCAACACACTTACCTACTTACATTTATATCAATATTACTAACACTTACCGACTTACATTTATATCAATATTCCTAACTAATAGTCTTCATCGTGGCATTGCAGGACCTGGAAATTACATCTGAGCACAAGCCTGATGCTGTCACACCTGGTGGTAAGAGGCATCTTCCTGCTGCATCAAGTGAATCCATTGATTTGGACGGATTACATGATGGGGAACTGTCATCAAACAAGCTGAAGAAGATAATTAAAATGGAGAAGATTGATTagatctatttttattttgtgtgtGTTTTGCTTAGGTGTTTGTTATAAAAACTGAATGTTAGTTTCCTTTGCTTTTAATCATGTGTGTGATTTCATTTTCTGTAATAATTAGTGCATGAATACTGGCTATGTGCTTCTGTTATGTTCAATTTGATTTAAGAATTATCAATGGTTTGTGTGGCTTATtatattcaaatgattcaaattcaactacatattatatatactattattaattattttgattctttttgATCATATATCAAACATTCCATTTTAACTATACCTCTTATAACGGGGTGctgcttttttattatttttaatgttagttACAATAATGATGTCGCAAAGAACGGTTTGTTTGGATTAGCACTCTCTAAGCTTTCTGTCATTACATTGTAAACTAAAACATGGATTGTGCCTCACAAACAAACACCAGAACTTTTAACATTTGACTATGT
This genomic stretch from Vicia villosa cultivar HV-30 ecotype Madison, WI unplaced genomic scaffold, Vvil1.0 ctg.001865F_1_1, whole genome shotgun sequence harbors:
- the LOC131636950 gene encoding uncharacterized protein LOC131636950, translated to MSRPVERIAEINDGKELWKIVVRIHHRWKVVSNNKEHFEMIFVDKLGDDIHAVVPAPHVSVFTEKCLLGHTYAVSNFKVVPYVLAFRASGHKYMIKFTAGTSVLDEDKHEIPPKSILFTSFSDIITGSNNMLNCTLWESYADQFIKFNKVRVAASLPTVVLLQYAKVKEEGKYPLSVTNTYNVTLLCVDADFPVMKDFIDRMPEESRVTLSEQLGGNSQYSSQSSENQQLTPVQKLFSKAVVLPIAEIIQLTNVTFCATVATTKLLVASPFGWYKIEIEVTHGGQSCNFVFWNRECEMLFGLSASQLRITMIQLFK
- the LOC131636947 gene encoding uncharacterized protein LOC131636947, with amino-acid sequence MIIKNDPIIQQLKEKWGTDEEPIPIQTVVPETLEIKESVDEAKTDGNEDCELVTDLEITSEHKPDAVTPGGKRHLPAASSESIDLDGLHDGELSSNKLKKIIKMEKID